The following are from one region of the Pocillopora verrucosa isolate sample1 chromosome 3, ASM3666991v2, whole genome shotgun sequence genome:
- the LOC131800314 gene encoding proline-rich transmembrane protein 4-like has product MPHHHQRKIENYSKMAEPTRAVDDMLQSEPTPDWRKGRKHWGIAWELHWIGFGLAFSILAVFSLFSLIQARKKRGFGRKPFVIAVNSLLLFFGVTRASYLLIDPYGSQQNGIEVPLWFLQFLFNIAFPCLTSSFSLIFLAFLEVSKLQLVPNKLQNIYLLGSIITFHFALVLAGDIASAVDADIIILLLICQVFIIVWGFLLSASFIYSGFKVIHQVRNVEKRLQLQNRANTSKVAKVTIGTSILGIASSILQLYSLVSVYKFYAKIQEPDAWMWWTFQTCARLVEIAMACTLTYSVRRPSENKRSASVRRKLTVTETV; this is encoded by the coding sequence ATGCCTCACCATCACCAAAGGAAAATCGAAAACTATTCAAAGATGGCTGAGCCAACGCGTGCAGTTGACGACATGTTACAGTCTGAGCCTACGCCTGATTGGCGTAAAGGAAGGAAACATTGGGGAATAGCATGGGAGTTACACTGGATTGGATTTGGTCTTGCATTCAGTATCTTAgcagttttttctctcttttccttgatCCAAGCCAGAAAGAAAAGAGGATTTGGACGAAAGCCCTTCGTGATCGCTGTGAactctttgttgttgtttttcggTGTCACGCGGGCTTCTTACCTTTTGATAGATCCCTATGGATCACAGCAGAATGGTATCGAGGTTCCATTATGGTTTTTACAATTCCTTTTTAACATCGCTTTCCCTTGCCTGACCTCGTCTTTCAGTTTGATCTTTTTGGCTTTTCTTGAAGTTTCAAAATTGCAGTTGGTGCCGAACAAGTTACAGAATATTTACTTACTCGGTTCAATCATAACGTTTCACTTTGCCTTAGTCCTTGCTGGAGATATTGCCTCGGCAGTGGACGCCgatattatcattttattactCATTTGCCaagtttttattattgtttggGGATTTCTTCTTTCCGCCAGCTTTATCTACAGTGGGTTCAAAGTTATACATCAAGTGAGAAATGTCGAGAAACGCCTACAACTACAGAACAGAGCGAATACATCCAAAGTTGCAAAAGTCACAATTGGTACAAGCATCTTAGGAATCGCGAGCAGCATTTTACAATTATATTCGCTGGTCAGTGTTTACAAATTCTATGCTAAGATTCAGGAGCCTGATGCGTGGATGTGGTGGACTTTTCAAACCTGTGCTCGCCTTGTTGAAATTGCCATGGCCTGCACACTCACATACAGTGTAAGGAGACCTTCCGAAAATAAACGCTCCGCCAGTGTCAGAAGAAAACTTACAGTGACAGAAACAGTGTGA
- the LOC136279675 gene encoding uncharacterized protein, which yields MTPSTQSDEPTPVILHEPREKLSEFLAACKLEPLGKPWLSCSDSSERTRQRQTRRATEIVATVLKCVTPDNAGELWRRLASSTAMNKALGVSELSHSVHLYLEALAEAYQNATSWDTRRQVLSIMAGVGTFNDISRYILGLTRYRYSMANLHRSQFGRGAQVPQQPTTRIRVDLRQLDHFLGFITSPHLVQDLPFGQKHLKLSSGEVIQVPNVIRMMIPERVIQQYTQYCLEINFKPFSETTMRRVLFECSASVRKSLQGLDYFAAEGARAFDDLVALVRQIGGLGSGKEWETTVVQALMTSKQYLKGDYKVHVTSPSNVADHCVLFTLSDSSDADYQQQCSHQHTDLCDCCQSLQETLAKIERVLGETTFPTQDAKDEALFIFQTAQLAIMSWKCHILRSANQDQARIDALEKLDDNTVLIINDWAMKFLPQKYRESQTDWFGKRGISWHVSVVYRRVSGVLQWQGFLHIVQSCNQGSAAVVKIMQDVLNTIKLEHSEINKAFFRQDNAGCYHSSSTVLSCPVISSSTGIEIKRIDFSDPQGGKGAADRLAATCKNHVRTFINEGNDVTNAEQLKSALLSHGGIEGVRVAVMQSVEEETVVDDNRKIIGINKLNNFEFKDEILVAWCAYGMGKGKEIPLETTSEEHGIGWLSSEFSSGDFKPLSPKPTQSRKKQETEVEQVHDPTDNTNESSSVFTCPQDGCVKVFQRLSSLEKHLSLEKCTKSLEKRSLLDLAKLDYKSRLEEGTTSQVISFASFRDTREATSGELEVKEGWALKPSKKAYRFNQNQRDYLNAKFTIGQTSGRKLDGDIVSREMRRAQGPDGVRLFKVSEFLTPQQCTSYFSRLAAKVRRQTSDDAEVQAVVEEENFTMARETILSITLQHPITYDQYDICAMAKGGSLERLKLGMLQNICQQLELEVPPKPVHRKALYVDLLKKAVINCTCQLRGKNM from the exons ATGACACCTTCCACTCAGAGTGACGAGCCCACACCTGTGATCTTACATGAGCCGCGCGAAAAGCTGAGTGAGTTCCTGGCAGCATGCAAACTTGAACCGCTTGGAAAGCCATGGCTTTCTTGTAGTGATTCCTCTGAGCGAACAAGACAACGTCAAACAAGGAGAGCCACAGAAATAGTAGCAACTGTGCTAAAGTGCGTCACCCCTGATAATGCTGGTGAACTCTGGCGACGTCTAGCCTCTTCTACGGCTATGAACAAGGCCCTAGGTGTAAGCGAGTTATCACATTCAGTGCATTTGTATTTAGAGGCCCTAGCAGAAGCGTACCAGAATGCAACCAGCTGGGATACCCGTAGACAAGTGCTTTCGATTATGGCAGGGGTTGGAACTTTCAACGACATTTCCCGTTATATCCTGGGGTTAACAAGATACCGATACTCCATGGCTAATCTTCATCGATCACAGTTTGGCCGAGGCGCTCAAGTTCCACAACAGCCTACCACACGAATACGAGTAGACTTGAGGcagcttgaccactttcttgGTTTCATCACGAGCCCGCATCTTGTTCAGGACCTTCCATTTGGGCAAAAACATCTCAAGCTTTCGTCTGGTGAGGTTATTCAAGTACCTAACGTAATCCGTATGATGATACCCGAGCGAGTGATACAACAGTACACTCAGTACTGTTTGGAGATCAACTTCAAACCATTCAGCGAAACTACTATGAGACGGGTACTCTTTGAGTGCAGTGCCTCTGTAAGAAAATCACTGCAGGGCTTAGATTATTTTGCAGCTGAAGGTGCTCGCGCATTTGATGATCTCGTGGCCCTCGTACGCCAAATAGGGGGATTAGGTTCCGGCAAGGAGTGGGAGACTACAGTTGTGCAAGCTCTTATGACAAGCAAGCAGTATTTGAAGGGGGACTATAAG gTTCATGTCACAAGCCCCTCTAACGTAGCAGACCATTGTGTGTTGTTTACTCTTAGCGACAGTAGTGATGCAGATTACCAGCAACAATGCAGTCACCAACACACTGATCTTTGTGACTGTTGTCAAAGTCTTCAGGAAACTCTGGCAAAGATTGAACGGGTCCTTGGCGAGACGACCTTTCCGACTCAGGACGCGAAAGACGAAGCGCTATTTATATTCCAGACAGCCCAGCTGGCCATAATGTCCTGGAAATGCCACATCCTTAGATCAGCTAACCAAGACCAAGCGAGAATAGATGCACTGGAGAAACTTGACGACAACACTGTCTTGATAATTAACGACTGGGCCATGAAGTTCCTGCCACAAAAATACAGAGAGTCCCAAACCGACTGGTTTGGTAAGCGAGGTATCTCCTGGCACGTTTCTGTCGTCTACCGTCGTGTGAGCGGGGTACTCCAGTGGCAGGGCTTTCTGCACATAGTCCAGTCGTGCAATCAAGGCAGTGCTGCAGTGGTTAAAATCATGCAGGATGTCCTGAATACCATCAAGCTGGAGCACAGTGAGATTAACAAGGCGTTCTTTCGCCAAGATAACGCAGGATGTTATCATTCGTCGTCCACCGTACTCTCATGCCCAGTGATATCCTCCTCCACCGGCATCGAAATCAAGCGCATTGACTTTTCTGACCCACAGGGTGGAAAAGGTGCCGCAGACAGGCTCGCTGCAACCTGCAAGAATCACGTCAGGACTTTCATAAACGAAGGAAATGACGTGACCAATGCCGAACAACTGAAGAGTGCTCTTCTTTCGCATGGGGGGATAGAAGGAGTTCGAGTTGCTGTCATGCAAAGTGTTGAAGAGGAAACAGTAGTAGATGACAACAGAAAGATTATTGgtatcaacaaattaaacaatttcgaGTTTAAAGACGAAATTCTCGTAGCTTGGTGCGCTTATGGTATGGGAAAGGGAAAAGAGATCCCATTGGAAACAACATCAGAAG AGCATGGCATTGGTTGGCTTTCATCTGAGTTTTCTTCTGGAGACTTTAAACCCCTTAGCCCAAAACCGACTCAGTCAAGGAAGAAACAAGAGACGGAAGTGGAGCAGGTTCATGATCCCACTGACAATACAAATGAATCGTCATCCGTGTTTACCTGCCCTCAGGATGGGTGTGTTAAGGTCTTTCAAAGGCTGTCTTCTCTCGAAAAACACCTATCTTTAGAGAAATGCACCAAGTCTTTAGAGAAACGGTCTTTGTTAGACCTTGCCAAACTAGACTACAAGTCCAGGTTGGAGGAGGGCACGACCAGTCAAGTTATTTCGTTTGCGTCTTTTAGGGATACAAGAGAGGCTACATCCGGCGAATTAGAGGTAAAAGAAGGATGGGCGCTAAAGCCGAGCAAAAAAGCATATCGCTTTAACCAAAACCAGAGGGATTATCTAAATGCGAAGTTTACAATTGGTCAAACCAGCGGCAGAAAACTGGACGGTGATATCGTATCACGTGAAATGAGACGTGCACAAGGACCTGATGGTGTTCGTTTGTTCAAAGTATCCGAGTTTCTTACCCCGCAGCAGTGCACTTCATATTTCTCACGTCTTGCAGCGAAGGTCCGACGGCAAACATCCGATGATGCTGAAGTCCAAGCTGTAGTAGAAGAGGAAAACTTTACCATGGCAAGAGAAACAATCCTATCCATCACGCTACAGCACCCCATCACTTACGATCAGTACGATATCTGTGCCATGGCCAAGGGAGGATCTCTGGAGCGACTTAAACTTGGAATGCTTCAAAACATTTGTCAGCAACTAGAATTAGAAGTACCTCCTAAGCCTGTTCACCGCAAAGCGCTCTACGTTGACCTGCTGAAAAAAGCCGTCATTAATTGCACTTGCCAGCTCCGTGGGAAAAATATGTAG